A segment of the Acidobacteriota bacterium genome:
GTCGACGCGGGGATCAAGTACAAGGGCCTCGCGCTCGAGGCGGAGTACTTCTGGCGGAGGCTGAGCAACTTCGCGGGCCCCAACACGGCCGGCATCGCGAACATCGAGGACCACGGCTACCAGATCCAGGCGTCGGCGATGGTCGTGCCGAAGTTCGTGCAGGCCTATCTCAGCGGCTCGGAGATCCGGGGCCCATACGGGAACGCCTCGGAAGTCCGCGCGGGCGCGAACTGGTACGTCAAGGGCGAGCGGGGCGTCCGGCTGAACGCCGAATGGATCCACCTGAACAACTGCCCGACGGGCTACACGGCTCTCCCCCTCTCGGTGGGCGCGAATGGCGACGTCTACCACGTGAACTTCGAGCTGGGCTTCTGACGGGAAGAAGCAAGAAGAAGGGATTTCTATGAAGGTTAATTGGCGGCGCGGCAGCGGCATCGGCTGTGCTGTCGCCCTTTCGCTCGCGTTCTCATTCGAAGCATCCTCACTTCGGGCGGCGGAGCCGCCTCTCTTTCACGACTCCCACATGCACCTCACGAACTTCGTCCAGGAAGGGACGGACCTTAGGGACTTCGTGAAGCTCATGGGGACGAAGGTGGGGCGCTCGACCGTCTTCGGCCTGCCTCTCCAGCAGATGTGGTCGTACGGGAACACGGGCGACTTCGCGCCGACGTACTACTTGCAGACGGACGCGCCGCTCTACTACTACTCGTTCGTCGACGCGTCCATCGCGATGGCGTACCGGTCGCTGCCGCCGGCGGACCAGGCGCGGCTCGACCCGATGATCGTCGGGTTCAACCCGTCGGACATGTACGCCGCGGACCACGTCAAGCGCGTCCTGAAGACGTTCCCCGGCGTCTTCTCGGGGATCGGCGAGTTCTCGATCCACAAGGAGTTCGTCTCGTCCAAGATCGCGGGCGAGACCGCGAGCCTGACGAATCCCGCGCTCGACCGCCTCTTCGACGTCGCGGCCGAGATCGGGCTCGTCGTCCTCCTCCACAACGACATCGACATGCCCTTCCCGAAGCCCAATCAGGAGCCGTACCAGATCTTCCAGCTGAGCGACCTGTTCCTGAGGCATCCGAAGACGACGATCATCTGGGCGCACATCGGGCTCGGGCGCGTCGTGCGGCCGGTTCCCGACCAGCTCGGGATCGTCGAGAAGATGCTCTCGAACCCCGCGCTCGCGCACGTGTACCTCGACCTCTCGTGGGACGAGGTCGCCAAGTACATCGTCGCGAGCCCCGAGGCGATCCGCAGAACGGCCGAAGTCGTGAACCGGCACCCGGACCGCTTCCTGTTCGGGACGGACGAGGTCGCGCCGTCGGACCCCGCGAAGTACATGAAGGTTTACGAGATGTACGCGCCGTTCTGGGCCGCCCTGACGCCGGAGGCGCGGGGAATGGTCCTCAAAGGCAACTACGAGCGTCTCTTCGACGCGGCGCGGACGCGGGTCCGCGCGTGGGAAAAAGCAAACGTCAAGTGAATCGCGGGCACGGCCCGCAGGAGGTTGGAGATGAAAGTGTTTCTGAGGGGTGCGACGGTTGCGGCCGTGGTTCTCGCTCTCGGCGCAGGGGGCGCCGCGTGGGCCCAGACGGTTTCGGACCCCCCGGCCGGGCCACGGTTGCAGATCTACGGTTTCGTCCAGCTCGACATGATCGCGGACTTCAACGCCGTGAACCCCGACTGGGCTGACACGCTGCGGCCCACCAGGCTGCCCTCCTACAAGGACGAGTTCGGGCCCGGCGGGCACTTTTACGCCGACGTCAAGCAGACCCGGTTCGGCGTGAAGGGGTGGCTGCCGACGGGTTTCGGCGAGCTGAAGACCTGCTTCGAGTTCGATCTCTTCGGCGTGGGCGGGGACGCGGGTCAGACGACCATGCGCGTGAGGCAGGCCTGGGCCGAGCTGGGGCCCTTCCTCGTCGGGCAGACGCAGAGCGTCTTCATGGACCTCGACGTCTTCCCGAACACCCTCGACTACTGGGGGCCGAACGGAATGGTCTTCTACCGGAACATCCAGCTCCGCTGGATGCCGGTGCAGGGGGACACGCGCGTCTGGATCGCACTGGAGCAGCCGGGCGCGAGCGGCGACGGCGGCGTGTACTCGGACCGCGTCGAGCTTCAGAACATCCAGGCACGGTTTTCCCTTCCGGACCTGACCGCCCAGTTTCGGAGCTCGGGGAAATGGGGCCATGTCCAGCTCGCCGGCGTTCTCCGCCAGATCAAGTGGGATGACACGCTCGTGGACCAGTACGACCTCTCCGGGAGCGCCACGGGCTGGGGCCTCAACCTGTCGACGAACCTGAAGGCCGGCGCGAACGACGTGATCCGCGCCTCGGTCATCTACGGCGAAGGCGTCGAGAACTACATGAACGACGCCCCGCTCGACGTCGGCGTCCAGACCAACCCCGGCGACAAGACGAAGCCCATCAAGGGCAAGGCGCTCCCGGTCCTCGGGATCGTCGCGTTCCTCGACCACAACTGGAGCGACAAGTTCTCGACGGCGATCGGCTACTCGCGCGTCGACATCAGCAACTCCGACGGGCAGCTTCCGAGCGACTTCAAGACCGGGCAGTACGCCGCCGTGAACCTCCTTTGGACGCCCGTGAAGAACGTCATGACGGGAGCCGAATTCCTCTGGGGCAACCGGAAGAACAACTCGGACGGCTTCTCGTCCGACGACTACCGTATCCAGGTCTCATTCAAGGCCAACTTCGACACCATGCTGGGAGGCAAGAAGTAAATGAACGTCACGAAGCGAATCCTCGCCGCCGCCGCGGCCCTCGCGCTCGTCGTGGGGCTCGCGCCCTCGGTGTCCGCGCAGACGCCGGACGACATCCAGAAGGCCATCAACGCGGCCTATGAAAAATACAAGGGCCTCCAGGAAGGCAAGAACGCCGACTACATCCCGGCGCTCGCGAAGGTCGACTCGAAGATCTACGGCATTGCCCTCGTGACGGCCGACGGCAAGATCTACACGGCCGGCGACGTCAAGTCCGAGGTCTCGATCCAGTCGATCTCGAAGGTCTTCACGATGGCGAAGGTCGCCGAGGAGTCGGGGTTCGAAGCGATCGTCAAGACGATCGGCGTGGATGCCACCGGCATGCGGTTCAACTCGATCGTCTCGATCGAGTTTGCCAAGAAGGCCCTCGGCGGTCCGGAAATCAATCCGCTCGTGAACCCGGGCGCGATCACGGCGACGAGCATGCTGAAGGGCAAGGACCGCGCCGAGATCTGGAACGGCCTCCTCGCGACGTACTCCGACTTCGCCGGTCGCCCTCTCACGG
Coding sequences within it:
- a CDS encoding amidohydrolase family protein, with the protein product MKVNWRRGSGIGCAVALSLAFSFEASSLRAAEPPLFHDSHMHLTNFVQEGTDLRDFVKLMGTKVGRSTVFGLPLQQMWSYGNTGDFAPTYYLQTDAPLYYYSFVDASIAMAYRSLPPADQARLDPMIVGFNPSDMYAADHVKRVLKTFPGVFSGIGEFSIHKEFVSSKIAGETASLTNPALDRLFDVAAEIGLVVLLHNDIDMPFPKPNQEPYQIFQLSDLFLRHPKTTIIWAHIGLGRVVRPVPDQLGIVEKMLSNPALAHVYLDLSWDEVAKYIVASPEAIRRTAEVVNRHPDRFLFGTDEVAPSDPAKYMKVYEMYAPFWAALTPEARGMVLKGNYERLFDAARTRVRAWEKANVK
- the glsA gene encoding glutaminase A; its protein translation is MNVTKRILAAAAALALVVGLAPSVSAQTPDDIQKAINAAYEKYKGLQEGKNADYIPALAKVDSKIYGIALVTADGKIYTAGDVKSEVSIQSISKVFTMAKVAEESGFEAIVKTIGVDATGMRFNSIVSIEFAKKALGGPEINPLVNPGAITATSMLKGKDRAEIWNGLLATYSDFAGRPLTVNQDVFKSESDTNQRNQAIGYLMYAYEYIKKEPLRATDIYTEQCSVNVNAKDLAAMAATLANGGKNPLTKKQVMKTENVPGTLAVMATAGLYDDSGKWFYRTGLPGKSGVGGGLIAVAPGKFGIAVISPPLDDAGNSVRGQKAIADISNALKANPLASTPR
- a CDS encoding porin, with translation MKVFLRGATVAAVVLALGAGGAAWAQTVSDPPAGPRLQIYGFVQLDMIADFNAVNPDWADTLRPTRLPSYKDEFGPGGHFYADVKQTRFGVKGWLPTGFGELKTCFEFDLFGVGGDAGQTTMRVRQAWAELGPFLVGQTQSVFMDLDVFPNTLDYWGPNGMVFYRNIQLRWMPVQGDTRVWIALEQPGASGDGGVYSDRVELQNIQARFSLPDLTAQFRSSGKWGHVQLAGVLRQIKWDDTLVDQYDLSGSATGWGLNLSTNLKAGANDVIRASVIYGEGVENYMNDAPLDVGVQTNPGDKTKPIKGKALPVLGIVAFLDHNWSDKFSTAIGYSRVDISNSDGQLPSDFKTGQYAAVNLLWTPVKNVMTGAEFLWGNRKNNSDGFSSDDYRIQVSFKANFDTMLGGKK